A region of Sulfurovum sp. DNA encodes the following proteins:
- the lpxC gene encoding UDP-3-O-acyl-N-acetylglucosamine deacetylase: MQQRTIQKPIEVVGIGLHKGEPIKLRLEPLDVDAGIVFYREDLALSVPLSPASVIDTRMATVIGNEKGFISTIEHFLSALYAYGIDNLRIIIDGNEMPIMDGSAISFCLLLDEAGIAMQHAPKKVICVKKSVEVQEGQKCVQLSPNESAEFDFKIDFDHPVIGEQKYCLKFSTHNFIEEIARARTFGFAKDIQYLQSQNLALGANLQNAIGLDDHKVLNPEGLRFENEFVRHKILDAMGDMMVSGHNILGQYRSFAGSHNLNYRLVSKLLSDSKNYEIVAVEMLQSRDFAKSFA, encoded by the coding sequence ATGCAACAGCGCACAATCCAGAAGCCTATCGAAGTGGTTGGTATTGGTTTGCATAAGGGTGAACCAATCAAGTTACGCCTCGAACCGTTAGATGTAGATGCCGGTATTGTCTTTTATCGAGAAGACCTTGCTCTTTCTGTCCCTCTTTCTCCCGCTTCTGTAATTGATACCCGTATGGCAACTGTAATTGGAAATGAAAAAGGATTTATCTCCACGATTGAACATTTTCTCTCTGCACTGTATGCTTACGGGATTGACAATCTTCGCATCATTATTGATGGTAATGAGATGCCTATTATGGATGGTTCGGCAATTTCCTTCTGTTTGTTGCTTGATGAAGCAGGTATTGCAATGCAACATGCTCCTAAAAAAGTGATTTGTGTTAAAAAGAGTGTAGAGGTACAAGAGGGGCAGAAGTGTGTTCAGCTCTCTCCAAATGAGAGTGCAGAATTTGATTTTAAGATTGACTTTGATCATCCTGTGATTGGAGAGCAGAAGTATTGTTTAAAGTTTAGTACACATAACTTTATTGAAGAGATTGCACGTGCAAGGACATTTGGGTTTGCTAAAGATATTCAGTACCTTCAAAGTCAAAATTTAGCACTTGGTGCCAACTTACAGAATGCTATTGGACTTGATGACCATAAAGTGCTAAACCCTGAAGGATTGCGTTTTGAGAATGAATTTGTACGTCATAAGATTCTTGATGCCATGGGAGATATGATGGTTTCTGGACACAATATTCTTGGTCAGTATAGGTCATTTGCAGGAAGCCACAATCTCAATTACCGACTTGTCTCTAAGTTGCTTTCAGATAGTAAAAATTATGAGATAGTAGCAGTTGAAATGC